One segment of Pirellulales bacterium DNA contains the following:
- the rpsR gene encoding 30S ribosomal protein S18 — translation MPRPSSPSGSSKKRSKTSARKRKDPLFVDGARPRPLWIDYKDLDLLSKMCSRHGKITGRRKTGCTAVSQHAVSKAIKRARFMALLPYVGE, via the coding sequence ATGCCCCGTCCGTCTTCGCCCAGCGGTAGCTCGAAGAAACGCTCGAAAACCAGCGCCCGCAAGCGCAAGGACCCGCTGTTTGTCGACGGCGCGCGTCCGCGGCCGTTGTGGATCGACTACAAGGACTTGGACCTGCTGTCGAAGATGTGCAGCCGCCACGGCAAGATCACCGGTCGCCGCAAGACGGGCTGCACGGCCGTCAGTCAGCACGCCGTGAGCAAGGCGATCAAGCGGGCCCGATTCATGGCCTTGCTGCCGTACGTCGGCGAGTAA